In the genome of Streptomyces collinus, one region contains:
- a CDS encoding type II toxin-antitoxin system VapB family antitoxin, producing MIFKRIGNGRPYPDHGRESTRQWADVAPRPVRLDQLVTTKGQLDLETLLAEDSTFYGDLFAHVVKWQGDLYLEDGLHRAVRAALQQRQVLHARVLELD from the coding sequence GTGATCTTCAAGCGCATCGGAAACGGCCGGCCGTACCCCGACCACGGCCGGGAAAGCACCCGGCAGTGGGCGGACGTCGCGCCGCGCCCGGTCCGCCTCGATCAGCTCGTGACGACCAAGGGTCAGCTCGATCTGGAAACACTGCTCGCCGAGGACTCCACGTTCTACGGCGACCTCTTCGCGCACGTCGTGAAGTGGCAGGGCGACCTGTACCTGGAGGACGGGCTGCACCGCGCGGTGCGGGCGGCGCTCCAGCAGCGCCAGGTGCTGCACGCGCGCGTGCTCGAACTGGACTGA
- a CDS encoding Dabb family protein yields MIRHLVLFRLNEGVERDDTRVVKGVEAFRALEGTIPGIRFWELGWNVSDRPIAYDFAINSAFDDAEALRRYVEHPDHQAGVALWREFATWVIADYEF; encoded by the coding sequence ATGATCCGCCATCTGGTGCTCTTCAGGCTCAACGAGGGCGTCGAGCGCGACGACACACGGGTCGTGAAGGGCGTCGAGGCCTTCCGCGCGCTGGAGGGCACGATCCCCGGGATCCGCTTCTGGGAGCTCGGCTGGAACGTCAGCGACCGCCCCATCGCATACGACTTCGCCATCAACTCCGCCTTCGACGACGCGGAGGCGCTGCGGCGGTACGTGGAGCACCCGGACCACCAGGCGGGTGTCGCGCTGTGGCGGGAGTTCGCCACGTGGGTGATCGCGGACTACGAGTTCTGA
- a CDS encoding RNA polymerase sigma factor SigF: protein MLASTAPQAPTSETPEAAETAPPAPQRSRGADTRALTQVLFAQLKELQPGTSEHDRVRGALIEANLPLVRYAAARFRSRNEPMEDVVQVGTIGLINAIDRFDPDRGVQFPTFAMPTVVGEIKRYFRDNVRTVHVPRRLHELWVQVNSATEDLTTSFGRTPTTSEIAARLRITEDEVLSCIEAGRSYHATSLEAAQEGDGLPGLLDRLGYEDPALDGVEHRDLVRHLLVQLPEREQRILLLRYYSNLTQSQISAELGVSQMHVSRLLARSFQRLRSANRIDA from the coding sequence GTGCTGGCCAGTACCGCACCTCAGGCACCCACCTCGGAAACCCCGGAAGCCGCGGAAACCGCCCCGCCCGCTCCCCAGCGGAGCCGCGGGGCCGACACCCGCGCTCTCACCCAGGTCCTCTTCGCGCAGCTCAAGGAGCTCCAGCCGGGCACCTCGGAGCACGACCGCGTACGCGGGGCGCTCATCGAGGCCAATCTCCCGCTCGTGCGCTACGCGGCCGCCCGGTTCCGCTCCCGCAACGAGCCGATGGAGGACGTCGTCCAGGTCGGCACCATCGGGCTCATCAACGCCATCGACCGCTTCGACCCGGACCGGGGCGTGCAGTTCCCGACGTTCGCGATGCCGACGGTCGTCGGCGAGATCAAGCGGTACTTCCGCGACAACGTCCGCACGGTCCACGTGCCGCGCCGGCTGCACGAGCTGTGGGTGCAGGTCAACAGCGCGACGGAGGACCTGACCACCTCCTTCGGGCGCACCCCGACAACCTCGGAGATCGCCGCGCGGCTGCGCATCACCGAGGACGAGGTGCTGTCCTGCATCGAGGCCGGGCGGTCGTACCACGCGACCTCCCTGGAGGCCGCGCAGGAGGGCGACGGGCTGCCGGGGCTGCTGGACCGGCTCGGCTACGAGGACCCCGCGCTGGACGGCGTGGAGCACCGGGATCTCGTACGGCACCTGCTCGTTCAGCTGCCCGAGCGCGAACAGCGGATCCTGCTGCTGCGGTACTACAGCAATCTCACCCAGTCCCAGATCTCCGCGGAGCTCGGCGTCTCGCAGATGCACGTGTCGCGGCTACTCGCGCGTAGCTTCCAGAGGTTGCGGTCTGCGAACCGCATTGACGCGTAA
- a CDS encoding LytR C-terminal domain-containing protein, which yields MGGKYRIKGNKHPRMRRPRRRGRLVVLTVASVVVLGVGGWGTLQLIDVFTGGGKKASAAGDGTDCGTTTKASPSPSAKPLPQPRTITVNVLNATTRGGLAKKTADELKKRGFKIGDVGNATEQYDKKVKGTGLLLGPAAALDTSLPVLGTQLPGAERRTEAARKGAAVDLVIGDGFKELAKKPDADRALTKLATPEPAPTTKKGC from the coding sequence ATGGGCGGCAAGTACCGCATCAAGGGCAACAAGCACCCCCGGATGCGCCGGCCCCGGCGGCGCGGCAGGCTCGTCGTCCTGACCGTCGCGTCCGTCGTCGTCCTCGGCGTGGGCGGCTGGGGCACGCTGCAGCTCATCGACGTTTTCACCGGCGGTGGCAAGAAGGCTTCGGCGGCCGGTGACGGGACGGACTGCGGCACCACGACCAAGGCGAGCCCCTCGCCCAGCGCCAAGCCCCTGCCCCAGCCGCGCACGATCACCGTCAACGTCCTCAACGCCACCACCCGCGGCGGTCTGGCGAAGAAGACGGCCGACGAGCTGAAGAAGCGCGGCTTCAAGATCGGCGACGTGGGCAACGCGACCGAGCAGTACGACAAGAAGGTCAAGGGCACCGGTCTGCTGCTCGGCCCCGCCGCCGCGCTCGACACCTCGCTGCCCGTGCTCGGCACCCAGCTCCCGGGCGCCGAACGGCGTACCGAGGCGGCCCGCAAGGGCGCCGCCGTCGACCTCGTGATCGGGGACGGCTTCAAGGAGCTGGCGAAGAAGCCGGACGCCGACCGGGCACTGACGAAGCTCGCCACGCCCGAGCCGGCGCCCACGACGAAGAAGGGCTGCTGA
- the tadA gene encoding tRNA adenosine(34) deaminase TadA gives MRLALDEAAEAVRGGDVPVGAVVLAPDGATVLAAGHNEREAGGDPTAHAELLALRRAAAALGAWRLAGCTLVVTLEPCTMCAGAIQQSRVDRLVYGARDEKAGAAGSLWDLVRDRRLNHRPEVIEGVLAEECAGLLTAFFRGR, from the coding sequence ATGCGACTCGCCCTGGACGAGGCCGCCGAGGCCGTCCGGGGCGGGGACGTCCCCGTCGGCGCCGTCGTCCTGGCCCCGGACGGCGCGACCGTGCTCGCGGCCGGGCACAACGAACGCGAGGCCGGCGGCGATCCGACGGCCCACGCGGAGCTCCTCGCCCTGCGGCGGGCCGCGGCCGCCCTCGGCGCGTGGCGGCTCGCCGGCTGCACCCTCGTGGTCACGCTGGAGCCCTGCACGATGTGCGCGGGCGCGATCCAGCAGTCCCGCGTCGACCGGCTCGTCTACGGCGCCCGCGACGAGAAGGCGGGCGCGGCCGGTTCCCTCTGGGATCTGGTCCGCGACCGGCGGCTCAACCACCGGCCCGAGGTGATCGAGGGCGTGCTCGCCGAGGAGTGCGCCGGGCTGCTCACGGCGTTCTTCCGGGGCCGCTGA
- a CDS encoding tRNA adenosine deaminase-associated protein, whose product MYFAALLARTEDGWEASDTELDDVETLSDLADLAREASPDEDTVLVLIEQEDAWFGVVRVDGEEDPRIYVSDAAAAARSSYGEILLTDELLGRDPDDGDDLDALDLDGTEDGESDEDDDDAEDGAGPAGSAESVPHGPVGDALILDDLGVSEKELRLMSTEAVTEIAESLGASETLETVR is encoded by the coding sequence GTGTACTTCGCCGCACTGCTCGCGCGCACCGAAGACGGGTGGGAAGCGAGCGACACAGAGCTCGACGATGTGGAGACCCTGTCGGATCTGGCCGACCTGGCCCGTGAAGCCTCCCCCGACGAGGACACGGTGCTCGTGCTCATCGAGCAGGAGGACGCCTGGTTCGGGGTCGTCCGCGTGGACGGCGAGGAGGACCCTCGCATCTACGTCTCGGACGCCGCCGCCGCTGCCCGCAGCAGCTACGGCGAGATCCTGCTCACCGACGAGCTGCTGGGCCGCGATCCGGACGACGGGGACGACCTCGACGCCCTCGACCTCGACGGCACCGAGGACGGTGAATCCGACGAGGACGACGATGACGCCGAGGACGGCGCCGGGCCCGCCGGCTCCGCCGAGTCCGTGCCGCACGGCCCGGTCGGCGACGCCCTGATCCTCGACGACCTCGGCGTGAGCGAGAAGGAACTGCGCCTGATGTCGACGGAAGCCGTCACCGAGATCGCCGAGTCCCTGGGCGCCTCGGAGACCCTGGAGACCGTCCGCTGA
- the upp gene encoding uracil phosphoribosyltransferase, with protein sequence MRLHVVDHPLVAHKLTTLRDQRTDSATFRRLADELVTLLAYEATRDVRTEQVDIQTPVARTTGVKLSHPRPLVVPILRAGLGMLDGMVRLLPTAEVGFLGMIRNEETLQASTYATRMPEDLSGRQVYVLDPMLATGGTLVAAIQELIRRGADDVTAVVLLAAPEGVEIMERELAGTPVTVVTASVDEHLNEHGYIVPGLGDAGDRMYGAAE encoded by the coding sequence ATGCGTCTCCACGTCGTCGACCACCCTCTGGTCGCCCACAAGCTCACCACGCTGCGCGACCAGCGCACCGACTCCGCGACCTTCCGCCGTCTCGCCGACGAGCTGGTCACCCTGCTCGCCTACGAGGCCACGCGTGACGTGCGCACCGAACAGGTCGACATCCAGACGCCGGTCGCGCGGACCACGGGCGTCAAGCTGTCCCACCCGCGCCCGCTGGTGGTGCCGATCCTGCGGGCCGGGCTCGGCATGCTGGACGGCATGGTCCGGCTGCTGCCGACCGCCGAGGTGGGCTTCCTCGGCATGATCCGCAACGAGGAGACGCTCCAGGCCTCCACGTACGCGACGCGGATGCCGGAGGACCTGTCGGGGCGTCAGGTGTACGTGCTCGACCCGATGCTCGCCACCGGCGGCACGCTGGTCGCGGCGATCCAGGAGCTGATCCGGCGCGGCGCCGACGACGTGACCGCGGTGGTGCTGCTGGCCGCCCCGGAGGGCGTCGAGATCATGGAGCGCGAGCTCGCGGGCACGCCGGTGACGGTCGTGACCGCCTCGGTCGACGAGCACCTGAACGAGCACGGCTACATCGTCCCGGGCCTCGGCGACGCGGGCGACCGCATGTACGGGGCGGCCGAGTAG